A single Glycine soja cultivar W05 chromosome 14, ASM419377v2, whole genome shotgun sequence DNA region contains:
- the LOC114385305 gene encoding transcription factor DIVARICATA-like, giving the protein MKWESITLSSPTSCTPNSNTNWLVENNSRSTKWTPEENKLFENALAVHDKDTPDRWHKVAEMIPGKTVVDVIRQYKELEVDVSNIEAGLIPVPGYSSTAISPFTLDWVNTPGYDGFKGCGKRPSSVRPIEHERKKGVPWTEEEHKLFLLGLKKYGKGDWRNISRNFVITRTPTQVASHAQKYFIRQLSGGKDKRRASIHDITTVNLTETITTSCSEDTNRSTSPHVLSQPQQQNSTPTTPRTHFQWTNQSNTGVAMTLNPAHERVFMSPYGANSFGVKIEGQNLHESSYLGPQTQNMVFQMQQSSQH; this is encoded by the exons ATGAAGTGGGAAAGTATAACCCTTTCTTCTCCTACTTCTTGTACTCCAAACTCCAACACCAATTGGTTGGTGGAAAATAATAGCAGGAGCACAAAATGGACCCCTGAAGAGAACAAGCTCTTTGAAAATGCTCTTGCAGTGCATGATAAGGACACCCCAGATCGGTGGCACAAAGTGGCTGAGATGATTCCTGGAAAGACAGTGGTTGATGTGATAAGGCAGTACAAGGAGTTGGAAGTGGATGTTAGCAATATAGAAGCTGGTTTGATTCCAGTTCCTGGCTATAGTAGCACTGCTATCTCACCCTTCACCTTAGATTGGGTGAACACTCCTGGCTATGATGGGTTTAAAGGATGTGGAAAGAGACCTTCCTCAGTGAGACCCATTGAGCATGAAAGGAAGAAAGGAGTGCCTTGGACTGAAGAGGAACATAA ATTGTTTCTATTGGGTCTGAAGAAGTATGGGAAAGGCGATTGGAGAAATATTTCTCGCAATTTCGTGATTACTAGAACTCCAACACAGGTTGCTAGCCATGCTCAGAAGTACTTCATAAGGCAACTTTCAGGAGGCAAAGACAAGAGGAGGGCCAGCATACATGACATAACAACAGTGAATCTCACAGAAACCATCACAACTTCTTGTTCAGAAGACACCAATAGATCCACTTCACCACATGTTCTCTCACAGCCGCAGCAGCAAAATTCTACTCCTACTACCCCCAGAACTCATTTTCAGTGGACTAATCAGTCTAACACAGGAGTAGCTATGACTCTCAACCCTGCTCATGAAAGAGTCTTCATGTCTCCTTATGGTGCTAACTCCTTTGGGGTTAAAATTGAGGGACAGAATCTTCATGAGTCTTCTTACTTGGGACCTCAGACACAGAACATGGTTTTCCAAATGCAACAGTCCTCACAACACTAG
- the LOC114384671 gene encoding uncharacterized protein At2g29880-like yields MGDSQENNKGKSRDKDNYVSWTMEDTNELLHLLVDAMNRGLRDANGSLSKQNVERIILPQLNAKTKFPKTYSHYLSQMKWFRNQYNMMSTLMRNNSGFGWDPIGKTFTAHEDVWKDYLKSHPSHSKLRGKSMVDYEYLKIVVGGGVSSRNNSISVDPDDTDATTFEPENRTVGIEEFSYDPNSDTFITPNNYEPAYQPPSPNQPSPPSHPPLDSEVPIEKQNCHKRRRSEYGGSSSTVGINNQGNVLENLSVGIGTIAVNFEKISNMMEKREKDRDRDRELEGIIWDVIKEIPNLDDITRFKTAELLNTKAKKDFFLKMSPEERSSWINFKLGNN; encoded by the exons ATGGGGGATtcacaagaaaataacaaaggaaAGAGTAGAGACAAAGATAATTATGTATCTTGGACTATGGAGGATACCAATGAGTTGTTGCACCTCTTGGTGGATGCTATGAATAGGGGATTGCGTGATGCCAATGGGTCACTTAGCAAACAAAATGTAGAACGAATAATACTTCCTCAACTCAATGCAAAAACTAAATTCCCTAAAACTTATAGTCATTATTTGAGTCAGATGAAGTGGTTTCGAAACCAGTATAACATGATGTCAACCCTTATGCGCAACAACTCTGGCTTTGGATGGGACCCAATTGGAAAAACTTTCACTGCTCATGAGGATGTATGGAAAGATTACTTAAAG tcccACCCAAGTCACAGCAAACTTCGAGGAAAAAGTATGGTTGATTATGAGTATTTGAAGATCGTTGTTGGGGGTGGAGTTTCTAGCAGGAATAATTCTATATCAGTCGATCCAGATGATACTGATGCAACAACTTTTGAGCCAGAAAATAGAACTGTTGGGATAGAAGAATTTTCATATGATCCTAATAGTGATACATTCATAACACCAAATAACTATGAACCAGCATATCAGCCTCCATCACCAAACCAACCAAGTCCACCATCCCACCCCCCTTTAGATTCAGAGGTTCCcatagaaaaacaaaactgtcaCAAGCGAAGGAGATCCGAGTATGGAGGGAGTTCAAGCACTGTTGGGATCAACAATCAAGGCAACGTTCTGGAAAATCTTTCTGTTGGCATTGGGACTATtgctgtgaattttgaaaaaatatccaacatgatggagaaaagagaaaaagatagagATAGAGATAGAGAGCTCGAGGGTATTATTTGGGatgttataaaagaaattcCAAATTTGGATGACATAACGCGTTTCAAGACAGCTGAATTGTTAAATACTAAAgcaaaaaaggattttttcttgaagatgtcacCGGAAGAACGCTCATCTTGGATAAACTTTAAGTTAgggaataattaa
- the LOC114384166 gene encoding protein prune homolog 2-like, translating to MCTAIFVRIFWSSEQNLLNIVNNEEEKGGEKRDEPKISPEMIRNERRSLLYKCPSYNATSRRRNFTGKKLDVYGGLEIKAKDLSSVFRNEFPRNNNKIGRTKFDKEEIGSLEAPIKQVLFSEPSTMNLVTHVVSSDGLEKRTENKEDEKKVQEGGNKGELTEDEQKNEMDLGTCELERHKRLESLIARRRARKQLKLQIEKGLIDMKSVTPSQIAPLFVSRLNPFDSPREIDGMQMPGSAPSALRSPFDIPYDPFEEKPILTGDSFDQELKGLLIEPRQEDFEAIGHRLAHPRVRRLQGRRNHDQLEQLLSKEVSERESRASIPSSEGEETTHEENGKCEIDKKAYITGEEVDNAQATKSMSDHARVPKPQEGHLNLPISRNSATKINDSLYESLSPNKETMSFTGCRISHTPSCSLASDLYVEVSEVGSPTLRVDENHETSTDTESMIYDGDIDKDVTSGSEDMWGASLHSREVRRVSEQDISELNSWRDISSPLSMQNIDEENAADVSSMSSRSDMPDDTPTYAMSSDHNNIFGNMKDFGAPQNSHSSVVSERWKQLMRLMDTRDSHLPHDRHSKKPGELFNLSENSCKAQVINNGNNLAASEQDNTHKSRGNEEPAASHSVMQQEVTDGVSINSSSSSSPRSVLSITQKTIANQVPSSGFNPETHQDVQQSNMQDVSQGTLNGEGPPDSIPQNIQPSMDDPNVESHNSDLSHPQGQNFPLENYIQESNMSSKMDDSGVCNKGEENKSKNDKNSGDKLAPLIIPDASAEPHRQAEMIASVDISEESRERFDDNVPLISLILESSLESQGEEEDEESSEASVRQEATTESSINAETTDTSSDEDFERNRSGNEAILSTSLSAGESDKLKETDKPKHSSEEVNYLQSESKQVVEDHMVKEKLDKGDISKESPLPIATEVTNSADTEGECNKMNKNEATDQELNKNETMVITEPAAESDQVINTAHMKYPEERTPT from the exons ATGTGCACTGCCATTTTTGTTAGAATCTTTTGGAGTTCTGAGCAAAACCTCCTTAATATTGTCAACAATGAGGAGGAAAAGGGAGGGGAGAAAAGGGATGAACCAAAAATTTCACCTGAGATGATCAGGAATGAGAGACGTAGTTTGCTTTATAAGTGTCCATCATACAATGCAAcaagtagaagaagaaatttcACAGGGAAGAAATTGGATGTTTATGGTGGTTTAGAAATAAAAGCCAAGGATTTATCGTCGGTGTTTCGCAATGAATTCCCTAGAAACAACAATAAGATTGGAAGGACTAAATTTGACAAGGAAGAGATTGGTTCTTTGGAGGCTCCTATAAAGCAAGTTTTGTTTTCTGAACCTTCAACGATGAACCTGGTGACTCATGTTGTTAGTTCTGATGGTCTAGAGAAAAGGACAGAAAACAAAGAGGATGAGAAAAAAGTTCAAGAGGGTGGCAATAAAGGTGAATTGACAGAGGATGAACAGAAAAATGAAATGGATCTTGGGACATGTGAGTTGGAGAGACACAAAAGGTTGGAGAGTCTCATAGCTAGAAGAAGAGCAAGGAAACAATTGAAGTTGCAGATTGAGaaaggtctaattgatatgAAATCAGTTACTCCAAGCCAAATTGCTCCACTATTTGTTTCAAGACTCAACCCTTTTGATTCTCCAAGGGAGATTGATGGCATGCAAATGCCTGGTTCTGCCCCATCTGCTTTGAGAAGCCCATTTGATATTCCCTATGATCCTTTTGAGGAGAAACCCATTCTCACTGGGGATAGTTTTGATCAAGAATTGAAGGGTTTGTTAATAGAACCTAGACAAGAAGACTTTGAAGCCATAGGCCACAGGTTGGCACATCCAAGAGTCAGAAGGCTGCAAG GTAGAAGAAATCATGACCAGCTTGAACAATTATTATCCAAAGAAGTCAGTGAAAGAGAATCAAGAGCTTCTATTCCATCAAGTGAAGGAGAGGAAACAACACATGAAGAGAATGGTAAATGTGAAATTGACAAAAAGGCTTACATTACAGGTGAGGAAGTGGACAATGCTCAAGCAACAAAGTCCATGTCAGACCATGCAAGAGTTCCTAAGCCTCAAGAGGGGCACCTCAACTTACCAATATCAAGAAATAGTGCTACTAAAATAAATGATTCTCTCTATGAATCTCTTTCACCTAACAAGGAAACTATGTCCTTCACTGGTTGCCGAATCAGTCACACCCCTTCATGCTCCTTAGCTTCTGACTTATATGTGGAGGTTTCTGAAGTTGGTTCACCAACTCTGAGAGTTGATGAGAACCATGAGACCAGTACAGATACAGAATCCATGATATATGATGGGGACATTGACAAAGATGTTACTTCTGGCAGTGAGGATATGTGGGGAGCATCACTTCATTCAAGAGAAGTACGTAGAGTAAGTGAGCAAGATATTTCAGAGTTAAACAGCTGGAGAGACATTTCTTCACCCCTTTCTATGCAAAACATAGATGAAGAAAATGCAGCTGACGTGAGCTCTATGTCCTCAAGATCTGACATGCCTGATGATACTCCAACTTATGCAATGAGTAGTGACCATAATAACATCTTTGGTAATATGAAAGATTTTGGTGCACCCCAAAATTCTCATTCTTCAGTTGTGTCAGAACGTTGGAAGCAATTGATGCGGTTGATGGACACACGTGATAGTCATTTACCTCATGATAGGCATTCAAAAAAACCAGGG GAATTGTTCAACCTCTCAGAGAATTCATGTAAGGCACAAGTTATCAATAATGGGAACAACTTAGCAGCCTCTGAGCAAGATAACACACATAAATCAAGAGGAAATGAAGAACCTGCTGCATCACATTCAGTTATGCAACAAGAAGTAACTGATGGAGTCTCAATCAACTCAAGTTCTTCATCTTCACCCAGGTCTGTATTGTCAATAACACAGAAGACCATAGCTAACCAAGTTCCCTCGTCAGGTTTCAATCCAGAGACACACCAAGATGTTCAGCAATCTAACATGCAGGATGTGTCACAAGGAACATTAAATGGTGAAGGTCCACCTGACTCCATCCCTCAAAATATTCAGCCTTCCATGGATGATCCAAATGTTGAATCACATAACAGTGACTTGAGTCATCCTCAG GGGCAGAATTTTCCACTGGAGAATTACATTCAGGAATCAAATATGTCTAGCAAGATGGATGATTCAGGAGTTTGTAacaaaggagaagaaaataagtcaAAGAATGATAAGAACAGTGGAGACAAACTTGCTCCCCTAATTATACCAGATGCTTCAGCAGAACCCCATAGACAAGCAGAGATGATAGCTTCAGTGGATATAAGTGaggaatcaagagaaagatttgatgacaat GTGCCATTGATTTCTCTAATACTAGAATCATCCTTAGAAAGCCAAGGagaggaagaggatgaagaaagtTCTGAAGCATCAGTGAGACAAGAGGCAACCACAGAATCAAGTATCAATGCTGAAACAACAGACACAAGTTCTGATGAAGATTTTGAAAGAAACCGCAGTGGGAATGAAGCCATACTCTCAACAAGTTTGTCAGCAGGAGAAAGTGACAAGTTGAAAGAAACAGACAAGCCAAAGCATAGTTCAGAAGAAGTGAATTATTTGCAAAGTGAGTCAAAGCAGGTGGTTGAAGATCATATGGTGAAGGAAAAGTTGGATAAAGGTGACATCTCTAAAGAATCTCCACTTCCAATTGCCACTGAAGTAACCAATTCTGCAGACACAGAAGGAGAATGTAACAAGATGAACAAGAATGAAGCCACTGACCAGGAATTGAACAAGAATGAAACCATGGTTATAACTGAACCTGCAGCAGAAAGTGATCAGGTAATAAACACAGCACACATGAAATATCCTGAAGAAAGGACTCCAACTTGA